A genome region from Dickeya chrysanthemi NCPPB 402 includes the following:
- the asnC gene encoding transcriptional regulator AsnC, producing MPADTYTMDELDRGILNALMDNARTPYAELAKQFTVSPGTIHVRVEKMKQAGVIVGTRLDVNPKQLGYDVCCFIGIILKSAKDYPSALEKLNNLEEVVEAYYTTGHYSIFIKVMCRSIDALQHVLINKIQTIDEIQSTETLISLQNPIMRTIVP from the coding sequence ATGCCAGCAGACACTTACACGATGGACGAACTTGACCGCGGTATCCTCAATGCACTGATGGATAACGCCCGCACGCCCTACGCCGAACTGGCCAAACAGTTCACGGTTAGCCCTGGGACAATCCACGTTCGGGTGGAAAAAATGAAGCAGGCCGGCGTCATCGTGGGTACACGGCTGGACGTGAACCCCAAACAATTGGGCTATGACGTCTGTTGTTTTATCGGCATCATCCTGAAAAGCGCCAAGGACTATCCCTCTGCGCTGGAGAAACTCAATAATCTGGAAGAAGTGGTGGAAGCTTATTACACCACTGGGCATTACAGCATTTTCATCAAAGTCATGTGTCGTTCTATCGATGCACTGCAGCATGTACTTATCAACAAGATTCAGACAATTGATGAAATTCAGTCCACCGAAACCCTGATCTCTTTGCAGAACCCGATTATGCGTACCATCGTGCCCTGA